The DNA sequence TCTTGAAATACAAAATATATACGAAACGGTAGATGGATCTAATAGTTTGTCAGGGACCTTTTTCTGACTTATCACCACAGTGCAATCTTTGCCTCTGACCGCTAATGAGTTTATGTTAGTTTGATTGGTAGCTTTAAAGGCATATTCTACTTGATATAAACGACCTTCGGGAGAAAAGATAGTGATATGTCTGTCATAACCAGCAGCAGATGCAGCAGCAGCTCCGGACATGATTGTAGTATGTTTCTTTGCTTTGATTCGTTTCTGCCCTTATATGACTTTGcatcaaaaataatgaattaGCCATTTAAGTTAGTCTATTCTTGCTTGCGGTGGCAAATTGATATGGTCTGTCGTCGATTGTGATATCACATTTAAGGACTGCAATTATCATTATAAGAGATGGGGTAAGGAACGTTAAAGTAACTCTTGGAGAGTGAAAACATGGGAGTCTGTGTAGATGGGATGTACATAAATATAGCAGGTTTTGAGAACatatttttgatcttttgTTACATAAAAAATAGATATGGGTGAAGGTCTGCTGGATTTGAGGTCTCAGCTTGGATTTTACAAGTTTTATCACCACAACCCTAGGAACGTTTTGATCCACTCCATATTTGTTCCTACCATCCTATTCAGTGGTTGCTGTATGCTCCACAGGGTCAAAATATATCAGGGCATTTCATTGACTGCCGTGCTAAGcgtttcattttccataTTTTATTGCCTTTTGTATTTCCCTACAGGACTATTAGCAGGAgttcttttacttttattaaATCTTGCATTGATCGATCGCAGGGTCGATTTAACATTTAAGCAGGAACTGAGTTTGTTTGTTATTGGTTGGATTTTCCAGTTTGTTGGCCATGGCGTCTTTGAGAAGAAGAGGCCGGCATTGGTTGACAATCTAGTTCAGAGCTTGGTGCTGGCGCCGTATTTTATAATGTTCGAgttccttttcaaattggGTTTCATGCCTCGGTTAAAGGCAACCCTCGAGCATGATCTTGAAATTAAGCAAAGAAATTCGCGGAAGCAaaaacaatgaagaaaGAGTGTAAAATTACACTTGAAATACATATACGTTTCGAAGTATTCGCAGAACCTATACCAACAAGGAGGAGCCTTATTGCAAACTGCATCAATGATGTTATAgtcaaataaataaataattagATGAGTACGTTAAAGTACGtattaataataaataagTAGTTTGGTTCTAGACAAAATGTGAGACTCTTGCTAAAGCACATGTTTTGATTGCCAGATTTagatatttttcatcaccAATCTTGGTGGACTTTGTCGAAAGTAGTTGTAACAGcctttcttcttggaaCGTTGTCAAActttaataattttgacCCACCTTCTAGGAATGAGTATTTATCTCTCCTCAAAGCTTCATATCTGGAAATATATTCTTCCTTCTGCAATGTAATACCAATATCATCAAGACCATTTACTAAGCAGTGCTTTCTGAAAGATTctatttcaaaatgatcGACGAGCACATTACCATCGGaatccaaaattttctgatttgGTAAATCAACGCAGAGCTTACCACCCTTATTAGCAATAGGGATCAATTTATCAATGATTATTTGTTGATCTAATCTGATTGGTAACAAgccatttttgaaagagttattatagaaaatatcaccGTAAGAAGGTGCGATGATGGATTTTATACCAAAATCTTTTAGAGCCCATGGTGCGTGTTCTCTGGAGGAGCCACATCCGAAATTGTCACCAGTAACAATCAATATTTCAGCTTCTCTCCAGGGTTCAACATTTAATACGAAGTCGGTTTCTTGGTCCTTACCTTGATCGTCTTTGCGGAAACGCCATTCATAAAACAACCCCTTCTTTAAACCCGTTCTTTTAAttgtcttcaaaaattgctTTGGAATAATAGCATCTGTATCGACATTAGCCTTATCTAATGGTGCACTGATACCTTCCAAAGTCAAAAATGGCTTCATGCCGGAAGAGCTAGGTTTAGCAGGAGTATCATCGGACTTTACTGGGATGTCCTTTAGTTCATCATTTGCAACATCTTGGGGAGCGTCTTCAGGTTGGACAGGTTCAGCGTGATCGTAAGCAGCACTTTCAAgctctttttcatcttctgaaGTAACTTCAACCTTTGGGCTACTTTGGTCTTGGTTCTTGTACTCGAATTCTCTGATATCCACGAAGTGACCAGTGATACCGGCAGCAGCGGCCATGGCTGGAGACATCAAATGTGTACGAGACAAGGCACCTTGACGACCTTCGAAATTTCTGTTGGATGTAGAAGCACAACGTTCATAGGCATCCAAAATATCAGGGTTCATACCCAAACACATTGAACAACCTGCTTCTCTCCATTCGAAACCTGCTTCTTGGAAAATCTTGTCCAAACCTTCTGCTTCAGCTTGTTTTTTGACCAAACCGGAACCTGGAACAACCATAGCTAATTTAATGTTGTCAGCCAGTTTTTGACCCTTCACTACAGCTGCTGCACTTCTTAAATCTTCAATACGACCATTGGTACAGGAGCCGATGAAAACTTTATCCACTTTGATGCTCTTTAGCGGAGTGTTTGGTTCCAAACCCATATAAGCTAAAGCTCTTTCCATACCAGACTTCTTTATTGGATCAGTAACATTTTTTGGGTCTGGCACCGAACCTGTAATTGGTA is a window from the Saccharomyces paradoxus chromosome VII, complete sequence genome containing:
- the LEU1 gene encoding 3-isopropylmalate dehydratase LEU1 (Isopropylmalate isomerase~similar to YGL009C); its protein translation is MVYTPSKGPRTLYDKVFDAHVVHQDENGSFLLYIDRHLVHEVTSPQAFEGLENAGRKVRRVDCTLATVDHNIPTESRKNFKSLDTFIKQSDSRLQVKTLENNVKQFGVPYFGMSEARQGIVHTIGPEEGFTLPGTTVVCGDSHTSTHGAFGSLAFGIGTSEVEHVLATQTIIQAKSKNMRISVNGKLSPGITSKDLILYIIGLIGTAGGTGCVIEFAGEAIEALSMEARMSMCNMAIEAGARAGMIKPDEITFQYTKGRPLAPKGAEWEKAVAYWKTLKTDEGAKFDHEINIEAVDVIPTITWGTSPQDALPITGSVPDPKNVTDPIKKSGMERALAYMGLEPNTPLKSIKVDKVFIGSCTNGRIEDLRSAAAVVKGQKLADNIKLAMVVPGSGLVKKQAEAEGLDKIFQEAGFEWREAGCSMCLGMNPDILDAYERCASTSNRNFEGRQGALSRTHLMSPAMAAAAGITGHFVDIREFEYKNQDQSSPKVEVTSEDEKELESAAYDHAEPVQPEDAPQDVANDELKDIPVKSDDTPAKPSSSGMKPFLTLEGISAPLDKANVDTDAIIPKQFLKTIKRTGLKKGLFYEWRFRKDDQGKDQETDFVLNVEPWREAEILIVTGDNFGCGSSREHAPWALKDFGIKSIIAPSYGDIFYNNSFKNGLLPIRLDQQIIIDKLIPIANKGGKLCVDLPNQKILDSDGNVLVDHFEIESFRKHCLVNGLDDIGITLQKEEYISRYEALRRDKYSFLEGGSKLLKFDNVPRRKAVTTTFDKVHQDW
- the MPO1 gene encoding 2-hydroxy-palmitic acid dioxygenase MPO1 (Protein involved in metabolism of phytosphingosine~similar to YGL010W), producing the protein MGEGLLDLRSQLGFYKFYHHNPRNVLIHSIFVPTILFSGCCMLHRVKIYQGISLTAVLSVSFSIFYCLLYFPTGLLAGVLLLLLNLALIDRRVDLTFKQELSLFVIGWIFQFVGHGVFEKKRPALVDNLVQSLVLAPYFIMFEFLFKLGFMPRLKATLEHDLEIKQRNSRKQKQ